The Skermanella pratensis genome has a window encoding:
- a CDS encoding Hsp33 family molecular chaperone produces MSHFGHAENPLTDDIVQPFQIDASHLRGRLVRVGPMLDEVLSKHAYPEPVAQLLGETITLAITLAGALKYEGIFTLQTKGDGPISLMVADVTSTGDVRGYAQFDADRLAGADAGAAAPVPALLGTGYLAFTVDQGEHTERYQGIVELNGDTLSECVQHYFRQSEQLDTGIKVAVGRAGAVSGGIWRGGALMLQRLPEDQIQQTLGSDVADDWRRAMVLIGTCTDAELLDPRLPPNDLLFRLFHEDGVRVYTPTELRATCRCSRDRVATVLRSLPREEISELKVNGRVEVTCEFCNSTYTFDDAQLENVYG; encoded by the coding sequence ATGAGCCATTTCGGTCACGCCGAGAATCCCCTCACCGACGACATCGTGCAGCCTTTCCAGATCGACGCCTCGCACCTGCGGGGCCGTCTGGTCAGGGTCGGCCCGATGCTCGACGAGGTCCTGTCCAAGCACGCCTATCCCGAGCCGGTCGCCCAACTGCTCGGTGAAACCATCACGCTCGCCATCACCCTGGCTGGCGCCCTCAAGTACGAGGGCATCTTCACGCTCCAGACCAAGGGCGACGGCCCGATCTCGCTGATGGTGGCCGACGTCACCAGCACCGGCGACGTGCGCGGTTACGCCCAGTTCGACGCCGACCGGCTGGCCGGCGCCGACGCGGGCGCGGCGGCCCCCGTTCCGGCCTTGCTCGGTACCGGCTATCTCGCCTTCACGGTCGACCAGGGCGAGCACACGGAGCGCTACCAGGGTATCGTCGAACTGAACGGCGATACGCTGTCGGAGTGCGTCCAGCACTATTTCCGCCAGTCAGAGCAGCTCGACACCGGCATTAAGGTCGCGGTCGGCCGCGCCGGGGCCGTCTCCGGCGGCATCTGGCGCGGCGGCGCCCTGATGCTCCAGCGCCTGCCGGAGGACCAGATCCAGCAGACGCTGGGCAGCGACGTCGCCGACGACTGGCGCCGGGCGATGGTGCTGATCGGCACCTGCACCGACGCCGAACTGCTGGACCCGAGGCTGCCGCCCAACGACCTGCTGTTCCGCCTGTTCCACGAGGACGGCGTGCGCGTCTATACCCCGACGGAGCTCCGCGCCACCTGCCGCTGCTCGCGCGACCGCGTGGCGACGGTGCTGCGGTCGCTGCCGCGCGAGGAGATCTCGGAATTGAAGGTCAACGGCCGGGTCGAGGTCACCTGCGAGTTCTGTAACTCGACGTATACTTTTGATGATGCACAATTGGAGAATGTCTACGGCTGA
- the argF gene encoding ornithine carbamoyltransferase, protein MSAQAPGGAGPRHFLDLDDFDAAMLRSILERGKALKASGRSDKPLAGKTLAMIFEKPSTRTRVSFEVGMRQLGGDVVMLSSKEMQLGRGETVADTAKVLSRFVDVIMLRTDSEEKLLELAEHATVPVINGLTDRSHPCQIMADVLTFEEHRGPIAGKVVAWSGDGNNVAVSWIHAAVRFGFELRLACPEQLRPGPDLVGWAVGQGGKVSVGGDPNAAVAGADCVVTDTWVSMNQQDAATRHNMLAPYRVDRRLMANAKPDAIFMHCLPAHRGDEVTADVIDGPNSVVWDEAENRLHAQKGILTWCLSS, encoded by the coding sequence ATGAGCGCGCAGGCACCCGGCGGCGCCGGGCCCCGCCATTTCCTCGACCTCGACGATTTCGACGCCGCGATGCTGCGCTCCATCCTGGAGCGCGGCAAGGCGTTGAAGGCCAGCGGGAGGAGCGACAAGCCGCTGGCCGGCAAGACGCTCGCCATGATCTTCGAGAAGCCGTCCACCCGGACCCGCGTCTCCTTCGAGGTCGGCATGCGCCAGCTCGGCGGCGACGTGGTGATGCTCAGCTCCAAGGAGATGCAGCTTGGCCGCGGCGAGACGGTGGCCGACACCGCCAAGGTACTGTCCCGCTTCGTCGACGTGATCATGCTGCGCACCGATTCAGAGGAGAAGCTGCTGGAATTGGCGGAGCACGCGACCGTCCCGGTGATCAACGGGCTGACCGACCGGTCGCATCCCTGCCAGATCATGGCCGACGTGCTGACCTTCGAGGAGCACCGCGGCCCGATCGCGGGCAAGGTGGTGGCCTGGAGCGGCGACGGCAACAATGTCGCCGTCAGCTGGATCCACGCGGCGGTCCGGTTCGGCTTCGAACTGCGCCTCGCCTGCCCGGAACAGCTCAGGCCCGGCCCCGATCTGGTCGGCTGGGCGGTCGGGCAGGGCGGAAAGGTGAGCGTCGGCGGCGATCCGAATGCCGCCGTCGCCGGGGCCGACTGCGTGGTCACCGACACCTGGGTCTCCATGAACCAGCAGGATGCCGCGACCCGACACAACATGCTGGCTCCCTACCGGGTCGACCGGCGCCTTATGGCAAATGCGAAACCGGACGCCATATTCATGCACTGTCTGCCGGCCCACCGCGGCGACGAGGTCACCGCCGACGTGATCGACGGCCCGAACTCCGTGGTATGGGACGAGGCGGAAAACCGCCTGCACGCCCAGAAGGGCATTCTAACCTGGTGTCTGAGTTCATGA
- a CDS encoding aspartate aminotransferase family protein produces MIPVVMPTYARADVVFERGEGPYVFDTTGRRYLDFASGVAVTALGHAHPHLIKALTDQAHKIWHTSNLYRVAGQESLARRLVDHTFADTVFFTNSGVEAWECAIKVVRKYQYETGHPERWRIITAGGAFHGRTTTAIAATKQEKMVKGFGPMQDGFDQVAFGNMNELRAAITDETAGISIEPVQGEGGIRAGSLDYLRQLREVCDEYGLLLLFDEIQTGMGRTGKLFAHEWAGITPDVMSVAKGIGGGFPLGACLATEKAAVGMTPGTHGSTYGGNPLATAVGNAVLDVMLEPGFLEGVDRIARVLWSRLIDLAARHPGALVEVRGAGLLLGLRFAPEIVNGTVVDKLRAHGMLTVAAGDNVVRLLPPLIITETQVDEAIDTLDKVCAELAP; encoded by the coding sequence GTGATCCCTGTTGTCATGCCCACCTATGCCCGTGCGGATGTCGTATTCGAGCGGGGCGAAGGACCCTATGTCTTCGACACGACCGGCCGGCGCTACCTGGACTTCGCCAGCGGCGTCGCCGTCACCGCGCTGGGCCATGCCCATCCGCACCTGATCAAGGCGCTGACCGATCAGGCGCACAAGATATGGCATACCTCCAACCTGTACCGCGTGGCGGGGCAGGAGAGCCTGGCGCGACGACTTGTCGATCACACCTTCGCCGACACGGTGTTCTTCACCAATTCCGGCGTCGAGGCGTGGGAATGCGCGATCAAGGTGGTGCGCAAGTACCAGTACGAGACGGGGCATCCCGAGCGCTGGCGGATCATCACCGCCGGCGGCGCCTTCCACGGGCGGACCACGACCGCCATCGCCGCGACCAAGCAGGAGAAGATGGTCAAGGGCTTCGGCCCCATGCAGGACGGCTTCGACCAGGTCGCCTTCGGCAACATGAACGAGCTGCGCGCCGCCATCACCGACGAGACGGCGGGCATCTCGATCGAACCGGTGCAGGGCGAGGGCGGCATCCGCGCCGGCTCGCTCGACTATCTGCGCCAGCTCCGCGAGGTCTGCGACGAGTACGGCCTGCTGCTGCTGTTCGACGAGATCCAGACCGGCATGGGCCGCACCGGGAAGCTGTTCGCCCATGAATGGGCCGGCATCACGCCCGACGTGATGTCGGTCGCGAAGGGCATCGGCGGCGGCTTCCCGCTGGGCGCCTGCCTCGCGACCGAGAAGGCCGCGGTCGGCATGACTCCCGGCACCCATGGCTCGACCTATGGTGGCAACCCGCTGGCGACGGCGGTCGGAAACGCCGTGCTCGACGTCATGCTGGAGCCGGGCTTCCTGGAAGGCGTCGACCGTATCGCCCGCGTGCTGTGGAGCCGCCTGATCGACCTGGCCGCCCGCCATCCCGGGGCGCTGGTGGAGGTGCGGGGCGCCGGCCTGCTGCTGGGCCTTCGGTTCGCTCCCGAGATCGTCAACGGCACCGTCGTGGACAAGCTTCGCGCCCATGGCATGCTGACGGTCGCCGCCGGCGACAACGTCGTGCGCCTGCTGCCGCCGCTGATCATCACCGAAACCCAGGTGGACGAGGCGATCGACACCCTGGACAAGGTCTGCGCGGAGCTGGCGCCATGA
- a CDS encoding CsgG/HfaB family protein, protein MTAAAFRPGSDRISLGRLLRLALAGTMALSGCATPAPTPTAVQAPAAVAEAQKQAALAPPAVKSFKRKVALGRFTNETRYGKALLGGDLDPLGRQTGDMLSSRLVESGRFIVLERPDLAAIKAEQALSGGGNTVGADTLIVGSLTEFGRGAEGQAGFLSNTKRQVARAKVEVRLVDVRTGHAYFSATGAGEAAVEQGTVMGFGSRADYDATLNDRAIGAAISDLLSSLVAKLEERPWRSDILKVDGPRVYISGGTRQGLKPGDRLAVMRSGERVKSAQSGFDLELPPSPVAELVVESTFGDSVTSEGSIARITGGTVPGGNTSGLFVAEVK, encoded by the coding sequence ATGACCGCCGCTGCATTTCGCCCTGGAAGCGACAGGATCTCCCTCGGCAGGCTGCTTCGCCTTGCCCTTGCCGGAACGATGGCATTGAGCGGATGCGCCACGCCGGCCCCGACGCCGACCGCGGTCCAGGCCCCCGCCGCCGTCGCGGAGGCCCAGAAGCAGGCGGCACTGGCGCCGCCCGCCGTCAAGAGCTTCAAGCGGAAGGTGGCGTTGGGCCGCTTCACCAACGAAACCCGCTATGGCAAGGCGCTGCTGGGCGGCGACCTGGATCCGCTCGGGCGCCAGACCGGCGACATGCTGAGTTCGCGGCTGGTCGAATCCGGGCGCTTCATCGTGCTTGAACGGCCCGACCTCGCGGCGATCAAGGCCGAGCAGGCCCTGTCCGGCGGCGGCAACACCGTCGGGGCCGACACCCTGATCGTCGGGTCGCTGACGGAATTCGGCCGCGGCGCCGAAGGCCAGGCGGGATTCCTCAGCAACACCAAGCGCCAGGTCGCCCGAGCCAAGGTCGAGGTGCGGCTTGTCGACGTCAGGACGGGACACGCCTATTTCTCGGCGACCGGCGCCGGAGAGGCGGCGGTCGAGCAGGGCACCGTCATGGGGTTCGGCTCCCGCGCCGATTACGACGCGACCCTCAACGACCGGGCGATCGGCGCCGCCATTTCCGACCTTCTCAGCAGCCTCGTCGCGAAACTCGAGGAACGTCCCTGGCGCAGCGACATCCTGAAGGTCGACGGACCGCGCGTCTATATCAGCGGCGGCACCAGGCAGGGCCTGAAGCCGGGAGACAGGCTCGCCGTCATGCGGAGCGGCGAGCGGGTGAAAAGCGCGCAGAGCGGTTTCGACCTGGAACTGCCCCCCTCCCCCGTCGCCGAACTGGTGGTCGAGAGCACGTTCGGCGACAGCGTGACCAGCGAGGGGTCGATCGCGCGCATCACGGGCGGAACCGTTCCGGGCGGCAATACCAGCGGTCTGTTCGTCGCCGAAGTGAAGTGA
- a CDS encoding DUF4397 domain-containing protein, with translation MFVRPLALAGALLLTACAYPGTSVRTLEEKPRLAFANASPTAMLFINGVLIGPAADYDGKKNTLQVGTGTHTVEVRENDRVVLSEKIYLGSDMTKTISLPK, from the coding sequence ATGTTCGTTCGTCCATTGGCGCTGGCCGGCGCCCTGCTGCTGACCGCCTGCGCCTATCCCGGCACGTCGGTCCGGACCTTGGAGGAAAAGCCGCGACTGGCTTTCGCCAACGCCTCCCCCACCGCCATGCTGTTCATCAACGGCGTCCTGATCGGCCCGGCCGCCGATTACGACGGAAAGAAGAACACGCTTCAGGTGGGAACGGGCACCCACACCGTTGAAGTCCGGGAAAACGACAGGGTCGTACTCAGCGAGAAGATCTATCTCGGGTCCGACATGACCAAAACAATCTCCCTGCCCAAGTGA
- a CDS encoding DUF4810 domain-containing protein — translation MMRASRLSILAVAAICAGCGPTTKYYWGNYSKSLYDYQQNPTAQASHQAELESIIASGEPTRKVPPGIYAELGYLKLSSGDSSGAIALFEKERSAWPESAQMMDKAILSAREGKDKSPAATGVTPVSLPTS, via the coding sequence ATGATGAGAGCCAGTCGCCTTTCGATTCTGGCCGTGGCCGCGATTTGTGCGGGATGCGGTCCGACGACGAAATATTACTGGGGCAACTATTCCAAGTCGCTTTATGACTACCAACAGAACCCCACCGCTCAAGCCAGCCATCAGGCGGAGTTGGAGAGTATCATCGCCTCGGGCGAACCGACCCGGAAAGTTCCTCCCGGCATCTACGCGGAACTTGGCTACCTGAAGCTTTCGTCCGGCGACAGCAGCGGCGCCATAGCGCTGTTCGAGAAGGAAAGATCCGCTTGGCCGGAGTCGGCGCAGATGATGGACAAAGCCATCCTGAGTGCGCGCGAAGGCAAGGACAAGTCCCCCGCCGCAACCGGCGTCACGCCGGTATCGCTTCCCACCAGCTGA
- a CDS encoding DUF799 domain-containing protein, with protein MRNYVKAALACLCLMGLSACAAPPQKKDFDAIRANHPRSILIVPVTNASTQVDAPDNFLVTLPVPLAEKGYYVFPVHMVKRVMEDEGLADADLVHSADARKVAALFGADAVLFANIRRWDSQYILLSTTTTVDIDYTLKSGRTGETLWEETVHTAYSPQAQNSGGHPLAFLVTQLIVAAMERAAPSYLPLASQANGVAFYAAGRGIPSGPYDPQFGKDY; from the coding sequence ATGCGAAATTACGTCAAGGCCGCCCTGGCCTGCCTGTGCCTGATGGGGCTGTCCGCGTGCGCGGCGCCGCCGCAGAAGAAGGACTTCGACGCGATCCGCGCGAACCACCCGCGTTCCATCCTGATCGTACCGGTGACGAACGCCAGCACGCAGGTCGATGCGCCGGACAACTTCCTGGTGACCCTGCCGGTGCCGCTGGCGGAGAAAGGCTACTATGTCTTCCCCGTGCACATGGTCAAGCGGGTCATGGAAGACGAGGGATTGGCCGACGCCGACCTGGTCCACTCGGCGGACGCCCGCAAGGTGGCTGCCCTGTTCGGAGCCGACGCCGTCCTGTTCGCCAATATCCGACGCTGGGATAGCCAGTACATCCTGCTGTCGACCACCACGACGGTCGACATCGACTACACTTTGAAAAGCGGCAGGACGGGGGAGACGCTCTGGGAAGAGACGGTCCACACGGCCTATTCTCCGCAGGCGCAGAACTCGGGCGGCCACCCCCTGGCCTTCCTGGTCACGCAGCTCATCGTCGCCGCCATGGAGAGGGCGGCGCCGAGTTACCTGCCCTTGGCGAGCCAAGCCAACGGCGTCGCCTTCTACGCGGCGGGCCGCGGCATTCCTTCCGGACCGTACGATCCGCAGTTCGGCAAGGATTACTGA